A section of the Streptomyces sp. V3I8 genome encodes:
- a CDS encoding SAM-dependent methyltransferase, producing the protein MSQDGFRAERAGRIDTSRPHPARIYDYLLGGKDNYEVDQRAGDALAAVAPEVRIGLRANRDFLRRAVRFVVGSGVRQILDIGTGLPTSPNVHEIAREVAPDVRVAYVDNDPIVRVHADALLSGSGANSIVLADLRDPRAVVDHPDVRRVIDFDEPVAVLLVAIVHFLTDAEEPGQVVATLRDALPAGSFLVLSHATGDFADRNDAQAVYNKATATLNLRSRAEVERLFEGFELVEPGLAQVPFWRPDGPPPARSGEIGFYGGVARKAG; encoded by the coding sequence GTGAGTCAGGACGGCTTCCGTGCCGAGAGGGCCGGGAGGATCGACACCAGCAGGCCGCACCCCGCCCGGATCTACGACTACCTGCTGGGCGGCAAGGACAACTACGAGGTGGACCAGCGGGCCGGCGACGCGCTCGCCGCCGTCGCACCCGAGGTGCGGATCGGTCTGCGCGCCAACCGCGACTTCCTGCGGCGGGCCGTCCGGTTCGTCGTCGGCAGCGGTGTCCGCCAGATCCTCGACATCGGCACCGGACTGCCCACCTCGCCGAACGTGCACGAGATCGCCCGCGAGGTGGCCCCGGACGTGCGCGTCGCGTACGTCGACAACGACCCGATCGTGCGGGTCCACGCCGACGCGCTGCTCAGCGGTTCCGGCGCGAACAGCATCGTGCTCGCCGATCTGCGCGACCCGCGGGCCGTCGTGGACCACCCCGACGTCCGCCGGGTCATCGACTTCGACGAGCCGGTCGCCGTGCTTCTCGTCGCCATCGTCCACTTCCTCACCGACGCGGAGGAGCCCGGGCAGGTCGTCGCCACACTGCGCGACGCGCTGCCGGCCGGGAGTTTCCTGGTGCTCTCGCACGCCACGGGCGACTTCGCGGACCGCAACGACGCCCAGGCCGTCTACAACAAGGCAACCGCCACGCTGAACCTGCGGTCCCGCGCCGAGGTCGAACGGCTCTTCGAGGGCTTCGAACTGGTCGAGCCGGGCCTGGCCCAGGTCCCGTTCTGGCGCCCGGACGGCCCGCCGCCGGCCCGGTCCGGCGAGATCGGCTTCTACGGAGGCGTGGCGCGCAAGGCGGGCTGA
- a CDS encoding DUF4157 domain-containing protein: MHYSEKADTRHDHRNPPKLLPRTASRTPFGAGAGGHRSAADVPALQRAAGNAAVAKMLAVQRSTEEHEHGDGCGHQPVQRSSADEVLRSAGSPLEPGKRVEMEGRLGADFTDVRVHTDAVAQRSTAELGAKAWTSGNHVVVGRGGGDDLTLAHELTHVIQQRSGPVDGTVGAGGLKVSDPGDRFERAAEANASRVMSQAAPAVQRARSDEAATTTASAGGETPVQRAQYATTKTDRDPDSDNYDSDDDNFDTVAAHLTPPTDYSTVASLVEAQSEHGVYLWRGTSASTARSMMSKGSAGGRTADSNVTAPDRASSQAQVGHGGQLPEFTTDTGVAEGFSYKNVLVVVYIAAKYLSKGSSSESGWIADPKAPAQVVDTVDRTRQQSPRRHGNAS, translated from the coding sequence ATGCATTACAGCGAAAAGGCCGATACGCGGCACGACCACAGGAATCCGCCGAAGCTGCTGCCTCGGACGGCCTCCCGGACGCCGTTCGGCGCCGGTGCGGGGGGCCACCGGTCCGCCGCCGACGTCCCGGCGCTGCAGCGCGCCGCGGGCAACGCCGCCGTGGCGAAGATGCTGGCGGTGCAGCGATCCACGGAGGAACACGAGCACGGTGACGGCTGCGGTCACCAGCCGGTGCAGCGTTCCTCGGCCGACGAGGTCCTGCGTTCCGCCGGAAGTCCGCTCGAACCCGGCAAGCGGGTGGAGATGGAAGGGCGGCTGGGGGCCGACTTCACGGACGTCAGGGTGCACACCGACGCGGTGGCGCAGCGTTCCACCGCCGAACTCGGGGCCAAGGCCTGGACCTCGGGCAACCACGTCGTCGTCGGCAGGGGCGGTGGCGACGACCTGACCCTCGCCCATGAGCTGACGCACGTGATCCAGCAGCGCTCGGGTCCGGTCGACGGAACCGTCGGGGCCGGTGGCCTGAAGGTCAGCGACCCGGGTGACCGCTTCGAGCGGGCCGCCGAGGCCAACGCCTCTCGCGTCATGTCCCAGGCCGCCCCCGCCGTCCAGCGGGCGCGGTCGGACGAGGCGGCCACGACGACCGCGTCGGCCGGCGGGGAGACGCCGGTGCAGCGGGCCCAGTACGCGACCACCAAGACGGATCGGGACCCGGACAGCGACAACTACGACTCGGACGACGACAACTTCGACACGGTGGCCGCGCACCTGACGCCTCCCACGGACTACTCGACCGTCGCCAGCCTGGTGGAGGCGCAGTCCGAACACGGCGTCTACCTCTGGCGCGGCACCTCGGCGTCCACCGCCAGAAGCATGATGAGCAAGGGAAGCGCGGGCGGGCGGACGGCAGACAGCAACGTCACCGCCCCGGACCGTGCGAGCAGCCAGGCCCAGGTGGGTCACGGCGGCCAGCTCCCGGAGTTCACCACGGACACGGGGGTGGCCGAAGGCTTCAGTTACAAGAACGTGCTGGTGGTCGTGTACATCGCGGCGAAGTACCTCTCGAAGGGCAGCTCCTCCGAGTCGGGCTGGATCGCGGACCCCAAGGCGCCGGCCCAGGTGGTGGACACCGTCGACCGCACGCGTCAGCAGTCTCCCCGCCGGCACGGGAACGCGTCCTGA
- a CDS encoding ATP-dependent RecD-like DNA helicase → MSNQVGARAGAQAGSGERNLAVLEGVLERITYANEENGYTVARVDTGRGGGDLLTVVGALLGAQVGESLRMEGRWGSHQQYGKQFTVENYTTVLPATVQGIRRYLGSGLVKGIGPVFADRITTHFGLDTLQIIEEEPKRLIEVPGLGPKRTKKIAEAWEEQKAIKEVMLFLQTVEVSTSIAVRIYKKYGDASISVVKNQPYRLASDVWGIGFLTADKIAQSVGIPHDSPERVKAGLQYALSQSTDQGHCFLPEERLIADAVKLLQVDTGLVIECLAELAAPAEEGEDPGVVRERVPGPDGGEPVTAVYLVPFHRAELSLSAQLLRLLRTEQDRMPGFRDVAWDKALTWLKGRTGTELAPEQEQAVRLALTEKVAVLTGGPGCGKSFTVRSIVELARARKAKVVLAAPTGRAAKRLAELTGAQASTVHRLLELRPGGDAAYDKDRPLDADLVVVDEASMLDLLLANKLVKAVPPGAHLLFVGDVDQLPSVGAGEVLRDLLAEGGPVPAVRLTRVFRQAQQSGVVMNAHRINAGRQPVTDDLKDFFLFVEDETEEAGRLTVDVAARRIPAKFGLDPRRDVQVLAPMHRGPAGAAALNGLLQQAVTPARPDLPEKRFGGRVFRVGDKVTQIRNNYEKGENGVFNGTVGVVTSLNLDEQRLTVLTDEDEEVPYEFDELDELAHAYAVTIHRSQGSEYPAVVIPVTTSAWMMLQRNLLYTAVTRAKRLVVLVGSRKALAQAVRTVSAGRRCTALDFRLAGTRPPA, encoded by the coding sequence ATGTCCAATCAGGTGGGGGCGCGAGCGGGGGCCCAAGCGGGGAGCGGGGAGCGGAACCTGGCCGTTCTCGAAGGCGTGCTCGAGAGAATCACGTACGCCAACGAGGAGAACGGATACACCGTCGCGCGGGTCGACACCGGCCGCGGCGGCGGTGACCTGCTCACCGTCGTCGGCGCGCTGCTCGGTGCCCAGGTGGGCGAGTCGCTGCGGATGGAGGGCCGCTGGGGCTCCCACCAGCAGTACGGCAAGCAGTTCACCGTGGAGAACTACACGACCGTGCTGCCCGCCACGGTCCAGGGCATCCGCCGCTACCTCGGGTCCGGCCTGGTCAAGGGCATCGGCCCGGTCTTCGCCGACCGCATCACGACGCACTTCGGGCTGGACACCCTGCAGATCATCGAGGAGGAACCCAAGCGGCTGATCGAGGTGCCGGGGCTCGGTCCCAAGCGCACCAAGAAGATCGCCGAGGCCTGGGAGGAGCAGAAGGCGATCAAGGAGGTCATGCTCTTCCTCCAGACCGTCGAGGTGTCCACGTCGATCGCGGTCCGCATCTACAAGAAGTACGGCGACGCGTCGATCTCGGTGGTCAAGAACCAGCCCTACCGCCTCGCGTCCGACGTCTGGGGCATCGGCTTCCTCACCGCCGACAAGATCGCCCAGTCCGTGGGCATCCCGCACGACAGCCCCGAGCGGGTCAAGGCCGGTCTGCAGTACGCCCTTTCGCAGTCCACCGACCAGGGCCACTGCTTCCTCCCGGAGGAACGCCTGATCGCGGACGCGGTCAAACTGCTCCAGGTGGACACCGGTCTGGTCATCGAGTGCCTCGCGGAACTGGCGGCGCCCGCCGAGGAGGGCGAGGACCCGGGGGTCGTACGGGAGCGGGTGCCGGGCCCGGACGGCGGGGAGCCGGTGACGGCCGTCTACCTCGTCCCCTTCCACCGGGCCGAGCTGTCCCTGTCCGCCCAGCTGCTGCGGCTCCTGCGCACCGAGCAGGACCGGATGCCCGGATTCCGGGATGTGGCCTGGGACAAGGCGCTGACCTGGCTCAAGGGGCGTACGGGGACGGAGCTGGCCCCCGAGCAGGAGCAGGCCGTCCGGCTCGCCCTCACCGAGAAGGTCGCGGTGCTGACCGGCGGGCCCGGCTGCGGCAAGTCCTTCACGGTCCGCTCCATCGTCGAGCTGGCCAGGGCCAGGAAGGCGAAGGTGGTGCTGGCGGCGCCGACCGGCCGGGCCGCCAAGCGGCTCGCCGAGCTGACCGGCGCGCAGGCCTCGACCGTGCACCGGCTGCTGGAGCTGCGGCCGGGGGGCGACGCGGCGTACGACAAGGACCGTCCGCTCGACGCCGACCTGGTGGTGGTGGACGAGGCGTCGATGCTGGACCTGCTGCTCGCCAACAAGCTGGTGAAGGCGGTGCCGCCGGGCGCGCACCTGCTCTTCGTGGGGGACGTGGACCAGCTGCCGAGCGTCGGGGCGGGGGAGGTGCTGCGGGATCTGCTGGCCGAGGGCGGGCCGGTGCCGGCGGTCCGGCTGACCCGGGTCTTCCGGCAGGCCCAGCAGTCGGGGGTCGTCATGAACGCCCACCGGATCAACGCGGGGCGGCAGCCCGTGACGGACGACCTCAAGGACTTCTTCCTCTTCGTGGAGGACGAGACGGAGGAGGCGGGGCGGCTCACGGTGGACGTGGCGGCGCGGCGCATCCCGGCCAAGTTCGGGCTGGACCCGCGCCGGGACGTCCAGGTGCTGGCCCCGATGCACCGCGGCCCGGCGGGCGCGGCGGCGCTGAACGGCCTGCTCCAGCAGGCCGTCACACCGGCCCGGCCCGACCTCCCCGAGAAGCGGTTCGGCGGCCGCGTGTTCCGGGTGGGCGACAAGGTCACCCAGATCCGCAACAACTACGAGAAGGGCGAGAACGGGGTCTTCAACGGCACGGTGGGGGTGGTGACCTCGCTGAACCTCGACGAGCAGCGGCTGACGGTCCTGACGGACGAGGACGAGGAGGTGCCGTACGAGTTCGACGAACTGGACGAGCTCGCGCACGCGTACGCGGTGACGATCCACCGCTCGCAGGGGAGCGAGTATCCGGCCGTCGTCATCCCGGTCACCACGAGTGCCTGGATGATGCTCCAGCGCAACCTCCTGTACACGGCCGTCACGCGGGCGAAGAGGCTGGTGGTGCTGGTGGGCTCGCGCAAGGCGCTGGCCCAGGCGGTCCGTACGGTCTCCGCGGGGCGGCGCTGCACGGCCCTGGACTTCCGCCTGGCCGGCACCCGCCCACCGGCTTGA
- a CDS encoding citrate synthase: protein MSDNSVVLRYGDGEYTYPVIDSTVGDKGFDIGKLRAQTGLVTLDSGYGNTAAYKSAITYLDGEQGILRYRGYPIEQLAESSTFLEVASLLINGELPTVDELSTFQTEITQHTLLHEDVKRFFQGFPRDAHPMAMLSSVVSALSTFYQDSHNPFDEEQRHLSTIRLLAKLPTIAAYAYKKSIGHPFVYPRNDLGYVENFLRMTFSVPAQEYELDPVVVSALDKLLILHADHEQNCSTSTVRLVGSSQANMFASISAGISALWGPLHGGANQSVLEMLEGIQANGGDVDSFIRKVKNKEDGVRLMGFGHRVYKSFDPRAKIIKAAAHDVLSALGKSDELLDIALKLEEHALSDDYFVSRNLYPNVDFYTGLIYRAMGFPTEMFTVLFALGRLPGWIAQWHEMIKEPGSRIGRPRQIYTGVVERDFTPVEQR, encoded by the coding sequence GTGAGCGACAACTCTGTAGTACTGCGGTACGGCGACGGCGAGTACACCTACCCGGTGATCGACAGCACCGTCGGCGACAAGGGCTTCGACATCGGGAAGCTCCGCGCCCAGACCGGTCTGGTGACGCTGGACAGCGGTTACGGGAACACCGCCGCCTATAAATCCGCCATCACCTATCTCGACGGCGAGCAGGGCATCCTCCGCTACCGCGGGTACCCGATCGAGCAGCTCGCGGAGAGCTCCACCTTCCTCGAGGTGGCCTCCCTGCTGATCAACGGCGAACTGCCCACGGTCGACGAGCTCTCCACCTTCCAGACCGAGATCACGCAGCACACCCTGCTGCACGAGGACGTCAAGCGGTTCTTCCAGGGCTTCCCCCGCGACGCCCACCCGATGGCCATGCTGTCGTCGGTCGTCTCCGCGCTGTCGACGTTCTACCAGGACAGCCACAACCCGTTCGACGAGGAGCAGCGCCACCTCTCGACGATCCGGCTGCTCGCCAAGCTTCCGACGATCGCCGCGTACGCGTACAAGAAGTCGATCGGCCACCCCTTCGTCTACCCGCGCAACGACCTGGGCTACGTCGAGAACTTCCTGCGCATGACCTTCTCGGTCCCGGCGCAGGAGTACGAGCTCGACCCGGTCGTCGTCTCCGCGCTCGACAAGCTGCTCATCCTGCACGCGGACCACGAGCAGAACTGTTCGACCTCCACCGTGCGTCTGGTGGGCTCGTCGCAGGCGAACATGTTCGCCTCGATCTCCGCCGGCATCAGCGCCCTGTGGGGCCCCCTGCACGGCGGCGCCAACCAGTCGGTCCTGGAGATGCTGGAAGGCATCCAGGCCAACGGCGGCGATGTGGACTCCTTCATCCGCAAGGTGAAGAACAAGGAGGACGGCGTCCGCCTGATGGGCTTCGGCCACCGGGTGTACAAGTCCTTCGACCCGCGCGCGAAGATCATCAAGGCTGCGGCGCACGACGTCCTCTCGGCCCTCGGCAAGTCCGACGAGCTGCTGGACATCGCGCTCAAGCTGGAGGAGCACGCGCTCTCCGACGACTACTTCGTCTCGCGCAACCTCTACCCGAACGTCGACTTCTACACCGGTCTGATCTACCGGGCCATGGGCTTCCCGACCGAGATGTTCACGGTCCTGTTCGCCCTCGGCCGGCTGCCGGGCTGGATCGCCCAGTGGCACGAGATGATCAAGGAGCCGGGATCGCGGATCGGCCGTCCGCGGCAGATCTACACCGGTGTGGTCGAGCGGGACTTCACGCCGGTCGAGCAGCGGTAG
- a CDS encoding cation-translocating P-type ATPase — translation MKSITAATAATTGAEGAGAVSQVELAVGGMTCASCAARVEKKLNRMDGVTATVNYATQKAKVAYADGVRVDDLIATVVRTGYTAAEPPPPQPSTASGAGEDPATARPDPELAALRERLLVCVLLAAPVVLLSMVPALQFDNWQWLALTLAAPVVVWGGLPFHRAAFTNARHGAATMDTLVSTGTLAAFGWSLWALFGGDAGMEGMRDEGFSLTVSRAQGSSSIYLEVAAGVVALILLGRYLEARSKRRAGAALRSLMELGAKDVTVVRDGREVRVPVAALAVGDRFVVRPGEKVATDGTVVEGVSAVDASMLTGESVPVDVTVGSAVTGATVNAGGRLLVEATRVGADTQLARMARLVEDAQNGKARVQRLADRISGIFVPVVLLIAAGTFGGWLGVTGDTAAAFTAAVAVLIIACPCALGLATPTALMVGTGRGAQLGILIKGPEVLESTRRVDTVVLDKTGTVTTGRMTLQEVYAADGTGEDRMLRLAGALEHASEHPVARAVAAGAEERIGALPAVQGFENLPGLGVRGTVEGHAVLVGRARLLADAGITLPGELAARTERAEREGRTAVAVAWDGAAHGVVTVADAVKETSAEAVRALRALGLTPMLLTGDNRSVAESVARSVGIGTADVIAEVLPEEKVAVIERLRAGGRTVAMVGDGVNDAAALATADLGLAMGTGTDAAIEASDLTLVRGDLRAAADAIRLSRRTLSTIKGNLVWAFGYNVAALPLAAAGLLNPMIAGAAMAFSSVFVVTNSLRLRAFS, via the coding sequence ATGAAGAGCATCACCGCAGCAACCGCAGCAACCACCGGGGCCGAGGGGGCCGGCGCGGTCTCGCAGGTCGAGCTGGCCGTCGGCGGGATGACCTGCGCCTCCTGCGCGGCCCGGGTCGAGAAGAAGCTCAACCGCATGGACGGTGTCACCGCCACGGTGAACTACGCGACGCAGAAGGCGAAGGTGGCGTACGCGGACGGGGTGCGGGTCGACGACCTGATCGCCACCGTGGTGAGGACGGGGTACACCGCGGCGGAGCCCCCGCCGCCGCAGCCGTCGACGGCCTCCGGCGCCGGCGAGGACCCGGCGACCGCGCGGCCCGACCCCGAACTGGCCGCGCTGCGCGAACGCCTCCTCGTCTGCGTCCTCCTCGCCGCACCCGTCGTGCTGCTGTCGATGGTTCCGGCGCTGCAGTTCGACAACTGGCAGTGGCTGGCGCTCACCCTCGCCGCGCCGGTCGTCGTCTGGGGCGGACTGCCCTTCCACCGGGCCGCGTTCACGAACGCCCGGCACGGCGCCGCCACCATGGACACGCTCGTCTCCACGGGCACGCTGGCCGCGTTCGGCTGGTCCCTGTGGGCGCTGTTCGGCGGTGACGCGGGCATGGAGGGCATGCGGGACGAGGGTTTCTCCCTGACCGTCTCGCGCGCGCAGGGCTCCTCGTCGATCTACCTCGAAGTGGCCGCCGGGGTGGTGGCCCTCATCCTCCTGGGCCGCTACCTGGAGGCCCGCTCCAAGCGGCGGGCGGGCGCGGCCCTGCGCTCCCTGATGGAACTGGGCGCGAAGGACGTCACCGTCGTACGGGACGGCCGTGAGGTCCGCGTGCCGGTGGCCGCGCTGGCCGTGGGCGACCGCTTCGTCGTACGGCCCGGTGAGAAGGTCGCGACCGACGGGACCGTCGTCGAGGGGGTTTCGGCGGTCGACGCGTCCATGCTGACGGGCGAGTCGGTGCCGGTGGACGTGACGGTGGGTTCGGCCGTCACCGGGGCGACCGTGAACGCCGGCGGGCGGCTGCTCGTCGAGGCGACCCGGGTCGGCGCCGACACGCAACTCGCCCGGATGGCGCGGCTGGTGGAGGACGCCCAGAACGGCAAGGCGCGGGTGCAGCGCCTCGCCGACCGGATCTCCGGGATCTTCGTACCCGTCGTGCTGCTGATCGCGGCCGGCACCTTCGGGGGCTGGCTCGGCGTCACCGGCGACACGGCCGCCGCCTTCACCGCGGCCGTCGCCGTGCTGATCATCGCCTGTCCGTGCGCCCTGGGCCTCGCCACCCCGACCGCCCTCATGGTCGGCACCGGCCGCGGCGCCCAGCTCGGCATCCTCATCAAGGGCCCCGAAGTCCTGGAGTCCACGCGCCGCGTCGACACGGTCGTCCTGGACAAGACCGGCACGGTCACGACCGGCCGCATGACCCTCCAGGAGGTGTACGCGGCCGACGGCACCGGGGAGGACCGGATGCTGCGGCTCGCGGGGGCCCTGGAGCACGCCTCGGAGCATCCGGTGGCCCGGGCCGTCGCCGCGGGCGCCGAGGAGCGGATCGGGGCCCTGCCGGCCGTACAGGGCTTCGAGAACCTGCCCGGGCTCGGTGTCCGCGGCACGGTCGAAGGCCACGCGGTGCTCGTGGGCCGGGCGCGCCTCCTGGCGGACGCCGGGATCACGCTGCCCGGCGAACTGGCCGCGCGCACGGAGCGGGCCGAGCGGGAGGGGCGTACCGCCGTGGCCGTCGCCTGGGACGGCGCGGCGCACGGCGTCGTGACCGTCGCCGACGCGGTCAAGGAGACCAGCGCGGAGGCGGTCCGCGCGCTGCGCGCCCTGGGGCTCACCCCGATGCTGCTGACCGGGGACAACCGCAGCGTCGCCGAGTCCGTGGCCCGCAGTGTCGGCATCGGCACGGCCGACGTGATCGCCGAGGTGCTGCCCGAGGAGAAGGTCGCCGTGATCGAGCGGCTCCGCGCCGGGGGGCGGACCGTGGCGATGGTGGGCGACGGCGTCAACGACGCGGCCGCGCTCGCCACCGCCGATCTGGGCCTGGCGATGGGCACGGGGACGGACGCGGCGATCGAGGCGAGCGATCTGACGCTCGTCCGCGGGGACCTGCGGGCTGCCGCGGACGCGATCCGGCTGTCCCGCAGGACCCTCTCCACGATCAAGGGGAACCTCGTGTGGGCCTTCGGCTACAACGTGGCTGCCCTGCCGCTCGCCGCGGCGGGACTGCTGAACCCGATGATCGCGGGCGCCGCCATGGCGTTCTCCTCCGTGTTCGTGGTGACGAACAGCCTTCGGCTCAGGGCATTTTCATGA
- a CDS encoding heavy-metal-associated domain-containing protein, whose translation MTAHTDTPGSVTTVYQVSGMSCGHCEGSVSGEISEIAGVTSVKAVASTGEVTVVSTAPLDVETVRAAVDEAGFELAGQA comes from the coding sequence ATGACCGCCCACACCGACACCCCCGGCTCCGTCACCACCGTCTACCAGGTGAGCGGGATGAGCTGCGGACACTGTGAAGGCTCGGTCTCCGGCGAGATCTCGGAGATCGCCGGTGTCACCTCCGTGAAGGCCGTCGCCTCCACCGGCGAGGTGACCGTGGTCTCCACCGCCCCGCTCGACGTCGAGACCGTGCGCGCCGCCGTCGACGAGGCGGGCTTCGAGCTCGCCGGTCAGGCCTGA
- a CDS encoding zinc-dependent alcohol dehydrogenase family protein produces MRAVVFERFGERAGVREVPDPAPAPHGVVVRVGATGLCRSDWHGWQGHDPDIVLPHVPGHELAGTVEAVGALVTGWRPGDRVTVPFVCACGTCASCAAGDQQVCERQTQPGFTHWGSFAEYVALDHADVNLVAVPDELSFGTAAALGCRFATAFRAVVARGGVAPGEWVAVHGCGGVGLSAVMIAAAAGARVVAVDLSPRALDLARRFGAAHRVDASRVEDTAAAVRELTGGGAHLSLDALGSPGTCAASVGSLRRRGRHVQVGLLPQDPAVPMSRVVALELELLGSHGMAAHAYPPMLESVRAGLLRPDLLVTSTIPLAAAPAALAATGTAPGAGVTVVEPWA; encoded by the coding sequence ATGCGGGCAGTGGTGTTCGAGCGGTTCGGAGAGCGGGCCGGGGTGCGGGAGGTGCCGGATCCGGCACCCGCGCCGCACGGGGTGGTGGTGCGGGTGGGGGCCACCGGCCTGTGCCGCAGCGACTGGCACGGCTGGCAGGGGCACGACCCGGACATCGTGCTGCCGCACGTGCCGGGCCACGAACTCGCCGGAACCGTCGAGGCGGTGGGCGCCCTGGTCACCGGCTGGCGCCCCGGCGACCGCGTCACCGTGCCCTTCGTCTGCGCCTGCGGAACCTGCGCCTCCTGCGCGGCGGGCGACCAGCAGGTGTGCGAGCGGCAGACCCAGCCCGGCTTCACGCACTGGGGCTCCTTCGCCGAGTACGTCGCCCTGGACCACGCCGACGTCAACCTCGTCGCCGTCCCGGACGAGCTGTCCTTCGGTACGGCCGCGGCGCTCGGCTGCCGGTTCGCCACGGCGTTCCGCGCGGTCGTCGCCCGGGGAGGGGTGGCGCCGGGGGAGTGGGTGGCCGTGCACGGCTGCGGCGGGGTCGGGCTGTCCGCGGTGATGATCGCCGCGGCCGCCGGGGCGCGGGTCGTCGCCGTCGACCTCTCGCCCCGGGCCCTCGACCTGGCGCGGCGGTTCGGCGCCGCGCACCGCGTGGACGCGTCCCGGGTCGAGGACACGGCGGCGGCGGTCCGCGAGCTGACCGGCGGCGGCGCCCACCTCTCGCTGGACGCCCTCGGCTCGCCCGGCACCTGCGCGGCCTCGGTCGGCAGCCTGCGCCGCCGCGGCCGGCACGTCCAGGTGGGCCTGCTGCCCCAGGACCCGGCGGTACCGATGTCCCGGGTCGTCGCCCTGGAACTCGAACTCCTCGGCAGCCACGGGATGGCCGCGCACGCCTACCCGCCGATGCTGGAGTCCGTACGGGCCGGACTGCTGCGCCCCGACCTCCTGGTGACGTCCACGATCCCGCTGGCGGCGGCCCCGGCCGCGCTGGCGGCGACGGGCACGGCGCCGGGAGCGGGCGTCACGGTCGTCGAACCCTGGGCGTGA
- a CDS encoding AlpA family transcriptional regulator, whose translation MTDRKLWSYKEIAAHIKVQPDTVRSYRKHGLLPPPDHVEGGKPYWYADTVRTWVASRPGNRGRGGR comes from the coding sequence ATGACCGACCGGAAGCTCTGGTCCTACAAGGAGATCGCGGCGCACATCAAGGTGCAGCCGGACACGGTGCGGTCCTACCGCAAGCACGGACTGCTGCCCCCGCCCGACCACGTGGAGGGCGGCAAGCCCTACTGGTACGCCGACACCGTCCGCACCTGGGTCGCCTCCCGGCCCGGCAACAGGGGGCGCGGGGGCCGCTGA
- a CDS encoding sugar phosphate isomerase/epimerase, whose translation MTSLPPQSSPQSSPASSLSRIRIGSAPDSWGVWFPDDPRQVPWERFLDEVAESGYEWIELGPYGYLPSEPAVLADETARRNLQVSAGTVFTGLHHGPDVWDKTWEHVSDIAALTQAMGAEHLVVIPSFWRDDKTGEVLEPDTLTAEQWRHLTGQTERLGREVRERYGLKIVVHPHADTHIDSEENVTRFLDGTDSSLVSLCLDTGHYAYCGGDSVKLIETYGERIGYLHLKQVDPEILADVRANGVPFGPAVGRGVMCEPPAGVPALEPVLAAAQKLDVELFAIVEQDMYPCPPDKPFPIARRTRAFLRSCGA comes from the coding sequence ATGACGTCGTTGCCACCGCAGTCATCGCCCCAGTCATCGCCCGCATCCTCACTGTCGCGCATCCGGATCGGTTCGGCGCCCGACTCCTGGGGTGTGTGGTTCCCCGACGATCCCCGGCAGGTCCCCTGGGAACGCTTCCTCGACGAGGTCGCCGAGTCCGGCTACGAGTGGATCGAACTGGGCCCGTACGGCTACCTGCCGAGCGAGCCGGCCGTCCTCGCGGACGAGACCGCGCGCCGGAACCTCCAGGTCTCGGCCGGCACGGTCTTCACCGGGCTGCACCACGGGCCGGACGTGTGGGACAAGACCTGGGAGCACGTCTCGGACATCGCCGCGCTCACCCAGGCCATGGGCGCCGAACACCTCGTCGTCATCCCCTCGTTCTGGCGCGACGACAAGACGGGCGAGGTGCTGGAGCCGGACACCCTCACCGCCGAGCAGTGGCGCCACCTGACGGGTCAGACCGAGCGGCTCGGGCGCGAGGTGCGCGAGCGGTACGGGCTGAAGATCGTCGTCCACCCGCACGCGGACACGCACATCGACAGCGAGGAGAACGTGACGCGGTTCCTCGACGGCACGGACTCCTCCCTCGTGTCGCTGTGCCTGGACACCGGGCACTACGCCTACTGCGGCGGGGACAGCGTCAAGCTCATCGAGACGTACGGGGAGCGGATCGGATACCTGCACCTCAAGCAGGTGGACCCGGAGATCCTCGCCGACGTGCGGGCGAACGGGGTGCCCTTCGGGCCCGCGGTGGGGCGGGGCGTGATGTGCGAGCCGCCCGCGGGGGTGCCGGCCCTCGAGCCCGTGCTCGCCGCCGCGCAGAAGCTGGACGTCGAGCTGTTCGCGATCGTCGAGCAGGACATGTACCCGTGCCCGCCGGACAAGCCGTTCCCGATCGCACGGCGGACCCGGGCGTTCCTCCGCTCCTGCGGGGCGTAG